The Treponema phagedenis DNA segment AAAAAGTTCTGAAGAAAAAGAAGAAAGCAAAAAAATTTCTCAACCTGAAGTTGTGGAAACTGTACAAAGCACGGCTCCTGTGCCTTCTCCGGAAGAAAAAAAACAACCAAAAAGCTCTGAAAAAAAGAAAGAAGAAAAACCTGCACCGACAGAGCCTGAAAAAAAAGTAGTTAAAACAGCAAGCTCGAAAGAGAAAGCTCCTTCCGAAGGCGGACAGAAAAAGCAAAAGGTGCCCGGTCTTCGTGTGCTTGATATTACCGCTGAACGGCCGAATCGAAAAGCCGGAAATCTTGCGGGGCAGGGTGGTAATGCCGGCACAAGAAAAGAGCGCTATGGTGGACGACAGGATAACTTCACCGGTGCGCAGGCAAGAGAAAATGCAGGCATGCGTACATCATACGGACGCGGTAAATTTGCCGGAAAAGACGGAAACAGGCAAAACGCCGGACAGGGCGGTGCTAGACAAGGCGGCGGTTTTGGACAACGACAAAATAAGCAGGGTTTCCGTCCCCAAGGCGGCTTTGCGGGAAGACCGCCGGCAGCTCCTATGCCGATGGAAACCAATAAAACTTCTCAAGGCAAAAAAACATTCAAAGGTAAAAAACAAATTTATCAGCGAAAAGAGGAAGAGCTTGATTTTTTTGAAGAAAAGCTGCTGCAACAAAAGAAAAAATCAAAAGAAAAGACTTCTTCCGTTCCTAAACAAATTGAAATCATGGAATCAATTTCCGTAGCGGATCTTGCTAAAAAGATGAACTTGAAAGCTTCAGAGCTTATCGGAAAGCTTATGGGTATGGGAATGATGGTAACTATGAATCAATCGATAGATTCCGATACTGCAACAATCCTTGCTTCTGAATATAACTGCGATGTAAAGCTGGTCAGTTTGTACGATGAAACGCTTATCGAAAGCAACGATGATGAAGGCGGAGAGATGCGTTCACGTCCGCCGATTGTTACCATAATGGGACATGTCGATCACGGTAAAACAAAAACACTTGATGCTATTCGGCGCACGCATGTTTCCGAAGGAGAGTTTGGCGGTATTACTCAACATATCGGTGCGTATACCGTAAGCACTCCGAAGGGGAATATCACTTTCCTTGATACGCCCGGGCACGAAGCTTTTACCATGATGCGTGCGCGCGGTGCTGAAATTACCGACATAGTTGTACTTATTGTAGCTGCCGATGATGGCGTAATGCCGCAGACAATAGAAGCATTAAACCATGCGAAAGATGCAAAAGTTCCGATTATTGTTGCAATCAATAAAATAGATAAACCTGAGGCAAATCCCGATAAGGTTATGACGCGTCTTTCCGAGCTGGGACTTATGCCGGAAGAGTGGGGTGGAGATACCATGTATGTGAAAATCTCCGCTTTACAAAGACTCGGGCTTGATGACCTTCTTGATGCAATTCTACTGCAAGCGGAAATTCTTGAGCTGCAAGCAAATTATAGTTGCAGAGCTGAAGGGAAAATCATAGAATCTCAAATAGATCACGGAAGAGGAATTGTTGCGACCGTTATTGTGCAGCGGGGAATTTTACGCACCGGGGATCCCTATGTTGCGGGTATATACTCAGGGCGAGTTCGAGCAATATTCAACGACCGTGGAGAAAAAATTGAAGAGGCAATACCGAGTATGCCGGTGGAGATTCTCGGACTTGAAGGGATGCCCAATGCGGGAGATCCTTTCCAAGTAACAGAATCCGAAAAGATTGCACGCCAGATATCTTCTAAGCGGCAAGAATTAAAGCGATATGAAGACTCGCGCAACGTCAAAAAGGTTACGCTTGACAACCTGTATGAAACAATCCATGACGGAGAAGTTCTTGAGTTTAAAGTTATCATAAAAGGCGATGTCCAGGGCTCGGTAGAAGCATTAAAACAGTCTTTGGAAAAACTTTCAACAAAAGAAATTCGATTGAGCGTTATTCATGCTTCTGCAGGCGCAATCAATGATTCCGATGTTATGTTGGCGGCGGCTGATGCAAACGCAATTATTATCGGCTTTAATGTTCGCCCGACTCCGCAGGCAAAAATTCTTGCAGAGCAGGAAAAAGTTGATATTCGAAAATACAATGTTATTTATAAAGCAGTGGAAGAGATTGAGCTTGCAATGGAAGGCTTGTTGCGCCCCGATCTAAAAGAAGAAGTGATCGGCTTAGCTGAAGTACGGCAGGTATTCAAAGTTCCTAAAATCGGAAACATTGCCGGTTCTTATATCCTTGAAGGAAGCGTAAAACGAAATTCCCATGTGCATGTAATCCGTGAAGGGATTGTACTCCATTCAGGGAAAATATCTTCGTTGCGCCGCATCAAAGATGACGTAAAAGAGGTGTCGGCAGGGTTTGAATGCGGTATCGGAATTGAAAACTATACCGATTTAAAAGAAGGCGATCAGCTTGAGTTTATTGAGGTAGTAGAAGTTGCGCGTAAACTGAAAGATACCGAAAAATACGAACCGCCGAAAGCTTCAACGGAAGAATAATAGGTATCTCTTTAATATAAAAGTTTATTGCTTTAAATTGAGTTTGCACAAGGTACTTAAGGATATTTAAATTCCTGAGTGCCTTATGCGCTTTATTATGAGTGAGTGTTTTCATGCATAGGAAGTATTTGCGATTAGAATGAGTATACGGTTTTGTAAGTAAGTTGTTATGCCTGGCGGAATAGCAACCGGAGGTTTACGACCTCAGCATCACTATGGTAAATTGCTCACCGTTGCGCCGTGTCGAGCTCTTTTTATAAAGCTTTTTATGGTTTTTGTACGATGTAGTAAAAAAACACTGTGCAGAGAATTAAATAAAAATATTGTTGAACAAAAAATTTTATTTTGATGGAGGGAAATACGTATGAGTGAATTCAGATTAACAAAACTTGGAGAACAAATCCGAGAAGAAATATCAAAAATGATTTCGTCAGGAACAATAAAAGACCCTCGTGTCTCTAACTTTCTTTCAATAAATAGAGTAGACGTTTCCGCAGACCTTGCCTATGCAAAAGTATATGTCTCAAGTTTTATGGACAGCCATAAGACAAAGCAGGGTGTAAGCGGCTTGGAAAATGCCGCAGGATTTATTCGCACTACTCTTGCAAAAAAATTGCATGTTCATAAATTTCCGCAGCTTAGTTTTATTTATGACGAAAGTATAAAAGAAGGTTTTGATATGGTTAAAAAGTTAGATTCGATGGATATTTCCCCCGAAGAAGAACAGGATGAGGAAAATTGAACAGGATTTGATTATTCCGTTTGCAAAACAAGCCGGAATGACCAGCTTTGACTCGCTTTGGCAAGTTAAACATGCACTAAAAACAAAAAAACTTGGACATACCGGAACCTTAGACAGCTTTGCAGACGGTTTGCTTGTTTTGCTTTCAGGAAAACTGACTCGGCTTGCAGGGAGGATTACGGATTTTGATAAAACGTACATAACCCGTATGGAATTCGGAAAACAAACCGATACGCTTGACCCTGAAGGCGAAGTTATCGACATGAAGGAATTACCGCAGGTAGAAGCTTTCTTCTCGGTTTTGGATAGCTTTACCGGAGTAATAACACAAATTCCGCCTTTGTACTCCGCCGTAAAAATAAAGGGGCAGCGCGCTTCCGATAGAATGCGGCAAGGAGAAGCGGTGGTGCTAAAAGAGCGGAGCATTACTATTTATTCGTTACGGGTGGTAAGTTTGGAATCTGACGGAAAAACAGCTGATCCTTCGGCGTTTGCGTCCGGAGCGCTGCTTTCCGCTGCTACACTGGAGGTTTCCTGCTCAAAGGGAACCTATATCCGCTCATTGGTGCGTGATATTGCGGCGGCAGCAGGCTCGTGCGCCTTTGTATCCGCTTTGCGCAGAACCGCTGTCGGCCCTTTTATGCTCGCGGAAGCGGCGGGGTATGATAAGTTGGTTGAATTCGGAAAAACGGAAAGCGAAGTAAATCAGTCCCGTACTCAATTACTATATGAAGAAATCAAAGCCGCTTCCAAAACTCTTGATACAAAAACTGCGAAAAAACTTGGCTTCCCCGTAGTTGAAATCAATCGTGCGTTTGTTAAAAATTTCTTTCATGGACAGAAAATACAAAAAGAATGGTTTAACACAGTGCCTGCATCATCGGGTAGCCGATTAATAGCTGTTTTTTCTTGTGATAATTGTATAGGTTTGATTAAAAACAGCGGCAACTCTTTTAATTATGACACGGTTTTTCAGATAGAGGGGATGTAAAAACACATGGAAATATTTTCTTGGGATGCGCTTGTAAAAGCAAAAGCCCCTTTAATAACGCAGGGAGCGGCGGTTTCTATCGGAGGTTTTGACGGTCCGCATAGAGGACATGTCTTGCTTTTTGAAAAAGTTTTTGAGGCCGCAAAAAAGGAAAATTTAAAAGCAGGATTAATAACTTTTTCGCGCTCTCCCCGTTTTAAAAAAGCGGGAGAAAATTATGTCGGCGATGTCTCAACCTTGCGTTTGCGGTTACAAAAGTTTGAAGAACTGGGGTTTGACTTTATCGTACTGATTGACTTTTCTTGCAGTTTCGCTAGAATAGAAGGGGTTCAATTCTTTGATATCTTATTAAAAACTATTCGCATCCGATATCTTGCCGTTGGCACTGATTTTCGATGCGGATATCGCCTGGATACCGGAGTCCCTGAGCTTATACAGCTGGGCTCCGAGCAGGGTTTTCGCTTTGATTCCATCGGTCAGCTTACTGCTGCGAATAACTTACGTATCAGCTCAAGTGCGGTACGGGTTGCAGTTGAAAAAGCGGACTTCACCCTTGCGAAAGATCTGTTAGGGTATCCATTTTTGCTTGATATTAAAGATGTTTTTACGCCTGATGAACAAAAAGTTTGCTCATATAAGGCTGTAAAACAGATAACACAGATTCTTCCGCCGGACGGAAGATACTCGGTGAAAGTTTTTTTAACTTATAAAACGACTGTAGTTGCTTTGCTGACAATACACGAAGGCTCAATCGTTTTAACCTTTGACTCTATACAAAAAAATATACCTGCCGAGGAAAAAGATTTTGACACAGTAGAATTTATACAGAAGGAGTAAGAAATGGCACTTACAAAAGAACACACCGCTTCGGTGGTCGCAAAGCATGGTTCCAATGAAAAGGATACGGGACATGCCCACGTTCAAATTGCATTGTTAACAGAGCGGATCAAGCAGTTAACCGAGCACTGCAAAACACATCCGAAGGATAAAAGCAGCAATCGCGGTTTGCTTGTTTTAGTCGGACAGCGACGCCGCCTGCTTAAATATTTACAAAGAACTAACTTGGAAGGCTATCGAGCACTTATCAAAGAGTTAGGTTTACGAAAATAATCGGAATGTTACCTGCCTCCTTAACGGCAGGTAACTTTTTTTACGCTTTTGTTTTTAAAAAACATTAAGAAATTTAAGAGAAATACATGAAACATACAGTAAGTTATAAAATCGGTGACAGCGAGCTCATCCTGGAAACAGGACGTTTGGCAAAACAGGCAAACGGCGCGATCTTTGCACAATTCGGCGGAAGTGCCGTGCTCGCAACCGTTTGTGCATCAGACCAAAGTCAGGAAGGCTTGGATTATGTCCCACTAACCGTTGACTATAATGAAAAATATTACGCTGCCGGAAAAATTCCCGGCGGATTTATAAAAAGAGAAGGGCGTCCGAAAGATAAGGAAATTTTGGTTTCCCGTCTGATTGACCGCCCGATGCGTCCGCTTTTTGAAAAAGATTTCGGAAGAGATATTCAGATTATTCCAACCTGCGTTTCTTCCGATATGATAAATCCGCCCGATATTTTGGCGGTTATTGCAAGCTCCGCAGCGGTGGTTATTTCCGACATTCCGTTTAACGGCCCAGTTGCGGCAGCGCGAATTGCCTATGTAAACGGCGAATATGTGATCAATCCCACGTTTAAGCAAATTGACCGTGCGGAGATGGAAATTGTTGTTGCCGGCACAAAAGAAGGCATCACCATGGTGGAAGGCGGGGCTCACGAAGTTTCGGAAGAAGTTATGCTTACCGCCCTTGAAAAAGCACACGAGTTTATCAAAATTATCTGCGATTTGCAGGAGCAGCTACGCAATGCGTGCGGTAAAGAAAAACTGCCGCTTGTGCCGCTCTCTGTTGAGCTTGAAAACAAACAAGCAATCCATGATGAAGCGTATCCGCGTCTTTCGGAAGCCTTGTACGTAAAAGGTAAATTTGAAAGACGGGCAGCCTGCGATGCGGTGAAAGCCGATATTGCGGAAAAATATGCGGAACAGCTTGAAGATGAGGTTCAGACAAAACTTTTCAACGCCCTTTTTGATGATATGGAATATCATATTTTAAGAGAGAATATTTTAGACAAAGGGCTGCGCGTTGACGGAAGAAACACCGAAGAAATTAGACCGATTACCTGCGAAATAGGCGTGCTGCCGCGTCCGCACGGCTCGGCGGTATTTACCCGCGGCGAAACACAGTCGCTTGCGGTTGTAACACTCGGAACTGTTTTTGACGAACAAGTCTATGATGATATCGAAGGAGACCGGCGCGAAAACTTTATTCTGCACTATAACTTTCCGCCTTTTTCGGTCGGCGAGGTAGGTAGAATGGGAACCGGCAGACGGGAAATCGGACACGGATATTTGGCGCACCGCTCTCTTTCGCCGATGATTCCTTCACGGGAAAAATTCCCCTACACAGTCAGAGTGGTTTCCGAAATTCTGGAATCAAACGGCTCATCTTCGATGGCAACGGTTTGCGGCGGAACGCTTTCGCTATTGCATGCGGGAGTTCCGATGAAAAGCCCGGTTGCGGGAATTGCCATGGGACTTATTACCGACGGCGATCGATATGCAATCCTTTCTGATATTCTCGGTGAGGAAGATCACCTCGGCGACATGGACTTCAAAGTTGCGGGAACCGAAAACGGTATTACCGGCTTCCAAATGGATATAAAAATTGCCGGCGTTTCTTCAGAGATTATGAAAAATGCCCTTGCGCAGGCAAAGCGCGGCAGAATGCACATTCTCGGTATTATGAATCAAACTATTTCAAAACCGAATGCAGATATTTCAAAATACGCTCCGAGAATTGAGTGTGTAAAAATTGCGGTAGATAAAATCGGCGCCTTAATCGGCCCCGGCGGGAAAAATATAAAAGCTCTTTCAGAGCAGTATCAGGTTACCATCAATACCGACAATGACGGCACGGTTACTATCTACGGAAAAGATTCTCAATCGGCGTTGGATGCAAAGGCGGCGGTTATCGGTGTTGTTGAAGAGCCGGAAGTAGGAAGAATATACCAGGGAACCGTAAAAAAGATTATGGAGTTCGGCGCCTTTGTGGAAATACTTCCCGGTAAAGAAGGACTTTGCCATATCTCAAAACTTTCCCGCGAAAGAGTCGGAAAAGTCGGCGATGTACTGAAAGAAGAACAGCGGATTCCGGTTAAATTACTAGAAATCGATAAAATGAACCGCCTTAATCTTTCGTATATTGATGCGCTGGAAGAGCTTGAAAAAAAGGCTGAAAAATGATGCAGACCGTTTTTTGCACCTTAAAAGAAGACGCCTCGCTGCCTGTATATCAGACAGCGGGAGCCGCAGGCGCGGATATTCGGGCATATTTGCCCGATGGAAACATTGTTTTGCAGCCCATGGAGCGCAAACTTATTCCTACCGGACTTGCGGTTGAACTTCCCGCAAATACGGAATTGCAAATACGTCCGCGTTCCGGGCTTGCCTTTAAAAACAGTGTTACCGTATTAAACACGCCCGGCACCGTTGACTCGGACTTTCGCGGAGAACTTTGTGTTTTACTCATCAATCTTGGAGAAGAGCCGTTTACCGTAACGCACGGGGACCGTATTGCGCAGGCGGTTATTTCTCCCGTTATTCAGGCAGAGTTTAAACAGGTTGATGAGCTGTCCCGCACAAACCGCGGAGCAAACGGATACGGCTCCACAGGAATCGCCTGATATAAAACACCTATGTCAAAGAGAAGCTCAAAAATTTATCATAAAAAAATTCTATTTCTCTATCTGTCAAAAGAGTTATTGCTCTATTTTTTTGTTTGCTTTCTTTTTTTCTTTTTTATTTTTTTTGTGAATAATATTCTTTTAATGGCTGAGGATATTCTATCCAAGCATGCGCCGTTTAAAGATGTTATGCTTTTAATGTTTTACTCTCTTCCGATGATAATTGCAAACTCTGCTCCCTTTGCAGCTCTTGTCGGCACGCTCATGTGTATCGGGAGATTTTTCAGTGATTTAGAATTTCTTGCGATGAACGCCCTCGGCGTTTCAATGAAGTTTTTGCTGGTTCCTGTTTTAGCGGTAGGGCTTTTCATTTCGATCGTGTCGTTTTTTACCAATGATGTTTTGTTGCCTGCAAGTTTTATTCAATTACGAAAAGTCTACTGGGACATTAGTACCTCTACTCCTGCGCTGGAATTGGAATCATACTCAATTAAAAAAAATCAGAATGCAGTGGTTATTTCCGGTCTGATAAAAGACGGGATTATCGATGAGTTGCTTATTATTGATAAGGGCGAAAATAAGGAAAGCAGAATCTTGGGCGGGAAAAAATCCGAATTAAAAAAATCAACCGACCCTGCTGTTATCATGACACTCGATATGAATGAACCGCAAATGCTTATCATCGATGGAAAAGATGAAAAGAAATATGATTCAATTGTGGGTAAAAAAATAGCGTATAATGTGCTCGCAAAAAATATAAATCCCGTGTATTTCAACGCACTTGGTCCGAGCGATATGACTTCCTATGATTTATATAAAGATATACAGACAAGAAAAAAAAATAATGAAGACAAGAGACTGCTTAATATTTATAACATGGAATTTCATAAAAAATTTTCCATTCCCTTTGGCGCCCTGTTTTTTGTTTTTCTTGCGTTCGGTATCAGTAGCGTGGGCAAAGTGCATAATCAAAGTGTCGGCTTTATTTTAGGACTTTTAATTGCAGTCGCCTATTGGGCGGTTTTAATGGGCGGGCAAGAAATAAGTTTGACTTTTGATGTAAGCGGAGCTTTTATGATGTGGCTGCCGAATATTCTCTTGTTGATAGTAGGAGGCATTTTACTGGGGAGAAGATTGTTTAGATGAAGATTTTGCAGCGTTATCTTTTGCAGATATTTTTTCCGACTGCGCTTGTAGCAATTCTCTTTTTTATTCTCCTTCTGGAAATCGGGGATCTTTTTGCAAATCTTCCAACTTATTTAACAAACGGTGTGGGATTAGCGCCCATTTTGCAAGTTATGTATTTTTATTTTCCAAAATGTATTTCCTTTGCGATGCCGCTTGGGGTTTTGTTTGCGGGTGCGTATACGATGGGCACCCTGTATGCAAGAAACGAACTAACCTCCGTGTTTGCTTCGGGAATGCCGATTTGGACTTTGGTACTACCGCTTGTTATTTTAGGTTTTATATTTTCTGTTGGCATGTTCTTTTTTGAAGATAGAGTTGTTATTCATACTCAATATAAAAAAAACAGACTTACCGCAAAGCTTTTAGAAACTGAAAAAGATTTAAGCACCAATGATATTGTGGTTTTATCTGAAAATAATAAAATTATTTATTCGGCTGAAGTGTATGATGCGGAAAC contains these protein-coding regions:
- the infB gene encoding translation initiation factor IF-2, with the protein product MAEKNESLQPDVILKKNRTDVPSGELKTASAEEKPKKRLVRKKVLPKQKEEGVKVKKVVTVTATAKKSSEEKEESKKISQPEVVETVQSTAPVPSPEEKKQPKSSEKKKEEKPAPTEPEKKVVKTASSKEKAPSEGGQKKQKVPGLRVLDITAERPNRKAGNLAGQGGNAGTRKERYGGRQDNFTGAQARENAGMRTSYGRGKFAGKDGNRQNAGQGGARQGGGFGQRQNKQGFRPQGGFAGRPPAAPMPMETNKTSQGKKTFKGKKQIYQRKEEELDFFEEKLLQQKKKSKEKTSSVPKQIEIMESISVADLAKKMNLKASELIGKLMGMGMMVTMNQSIDSDTATILASEYNCDVKLVSLYDETLIESNDDEGGEMRSRPPIVTIMGHVDHGKTKTLDAIRRTHVSEGEFGGITQHIGAYTVSTPKGNITFLDTPGHEAFTMMRARGAEITDIVVLIVAADDGVMPQTIEALNHAKDAKVPIIVAINKIDKPEANPDKVMTRLSELGLMPEEWGGDTMYVKISALQRLGLDDLLDAILLQAEILELQANYSCRAEGKIIESQIDHGRGIVATVIVQRGILRTGDPYVAGIYSGRVRAIFNDRGEKIEEAIPSMPVEILGLEGMPNAGDPFQVTESEKIARQISSKRQELKRYEDSRNVKKVTLDNLYETIHDGEVLEFKVIIKGDVQGSVEALKQSLEKLSTKEIRLSVIHASAGAINDSDVMLAAADANAIIIGFNVRPTPQAKILAEQEKVDIRKYNVIYKAVEEIELAMEGLLRPDLKEEVIGLAEVRQVFKVPKIGNIAGSYILEGSVKRNSHVHVIREGIVLHSGKISSLRRIKDDVKEVSAGFECGIGIENYTDLKEGDQLEFIEVVEVARKLKDTEKYEPPKASTEE
- the rbfA gene encoding 30S ribosome-binding factor RbfA, producing the protein MSEFRLTKLGEQIREEISKMISSGTIKDPRVSNFLSINRVDVSADLAYAKVYVSSFMDSHKTKQGVSGLENAAGFIRTTLAKKLHVHKFPQLSFIYDESIKEGFDMVKKLDSMDISPEEEQDEEN
- the truB gene encoding tRNA pseudouridine(55) synthase TruB, whose translation is MRKIEQDLIIPFAKQAGMTSFDSLWQVKHALKTKKLGHTGTLDSFADGLLVLLSGKLTRLAGRITDFDKTYITRMEFGKQTDTLDPEGEVIDMKELPQVEAFFSVLDSFTGVITQIPPLYSAVKIKGQRASDRMRQGEAVVLKERSITIYSLRVVSLESDGKTADPSAFASGALLSAATLEVSCSKGTYIRSLVRDIAAAAGSCAFVSALRRTAVGPFMLAEAAGYDKLVEFGKTESEVNQSRTQLLYEEIKAASKTLDTKTAKKLGFPVVEINRAFVKNFFHGQKIQKEWFNTVPASSGSRLIAVFSCDNCIGLIKNSGNSFNYDTVFQIEGM
- a CDS encoding FAD synthetase family protein, with translation MEIFSWDALVKAKAPLITQGAAVSIGGFDGPHRGHVLLFEKVFEAAKKENLKAGLITFSRSPRFKKAGENYVGDVSTLRLRLQKFEELGFDFIVLIDFSCSFARIEGVQFFDILLKTIRIRYLAVGTDFRCGYRLDTGVPELIQLGSEQGFRFDSIGQLTAANNLRISSSAVRVAVEKADFTLAKDLLGYPFLLDIKDVFTPDEQKVCSYKAVKQITQILPPDGRYSVKVFLTYKTTVVALLTIHEGSIVLTFDSIQKNIPAEEKDFDTVEFIQKE
- the rpsO gene encoding 30S ribosomal protein S15; the encoded protein is MALTKEHTASVVAKHGSNEKDTGHAHVQIALLTERIKQLTEHCKTHPKDKSSNRGLLVLVGQRRRLLKYLQRTNLEGYRALIKELGLRK
- the pnp gene encoding polyribonucleotide nucleotidyltransferase — encoded protein: MKHTVSYKIGDSELILETGRLAKQANGAIFAQFGGSAVLATVCASDQSQEGLDYVPLTVDYNEKYYAAGKIPGGFIKREGRPKDKEILVSRLIDRPMRPLFEKDFGRDIQIIPTCVSSDMINPPDILAVIASSAAVVISDIPFNGPVAAARIAYVNGEYVINPTFKQIDRAEMEIVVAGTKEGITMVEGGAHEVSEEVMLTALEKAHEFIKIICDLQEQLRNACGKEKLPLVPLSVELENKQAIHDEAYPRLSEALYVKGKFERRAACDAVKADIAEKYAEQLEDEVQTKLFNALFDDMEYHILRENILDKGLRVDGRNTEEIRPITCEIGVLPRPHGSAVFTRGETQSLAVVTLGTVFDEQVYDDIEGDRRENFILHYNFPPFSVGEVGRMGTGRREIGHGYLAHRSLSPMIPSREKFPYTVRVVSEILESNGSSSMATVCGGTLSLLHAGVPMKSPVAGIAMGLITDGDRYAILSDILGEEDHLGDMDFKVAGTENGITGFQMDIKIAGVSSEIMKNALAQAKRGRMHILGIMNQTISKPNADISKYAPRIECVKIAVDKIGALIGPGGKNIKALSEQYQVTINTDNDGTVTIYGKDSQSALDAKAAVIGVVEEPEVGRIYQGTVKKIMEFGAFVEILPGKEGLCHISKLSRERVGKVGDVLKEEQRIPVKLLEIDKMNRLNLSYIDALEELEKKAEK
- the dut gene encoding dUTP diphosphatase, whose translation is MQTVFCTLKEDASLPVYQTAGAAGADIRAYLPDGNIVLQPMERKLIPTGLAVELPANTELQIRPRSGLAFKNSVTVLNTPGTVDSDFRGELCVLLINLGEEPFTVTHGDRIAQAVISPVIQAEFKQVDELSRTNRGANGYGSTGIA
- a CDS encoding LptF/LptG family permease yields the protein MSKRSSKIYHKKILFLYLSKELLLYFFVCFLFFFFIFFVNNILLMAEDILSKHAPFKDVMLLMFYSLPMIIANSAPFAALVGTLMCIGRFFSDLEFLAMNALGVSMKFLLVPVLAVGLFISIVSFFTNDVLLPASFIQLRKVYWDISTSTPALELESYSIKKNQNAVVISGLIKDGIIDELLIIDKGENKESRILGGKKSELKKSTDPAVIMTLDMNEPQMLIIDGKDEKKYDSIVGKKIAYNVLAKNINPVYFNALGPSDMTSYDLYKDIQTRKKNNEDKRLLNIYNMEFHKKFSIPFGALFFVFLAFGISSVGKVHNQSVGFILGLLIAVAYWAVLMGGQEISLTFDVSGAFMMWLPNILLLIVGGILLGRRLFR